agaggggaagttgagtgttattgaagaagagaggatagttgtctggaaggttatgtcgagtagatagttgtagaaattgagtttttgaggcattgaacaaaaccaggttttctctgccccaatcagaaacaagtgaaagatcagaagttaggcgtcctatagcatctcgcttGCAATCATTGTAATGTATGTACGGTTAGCAGTAACTGGAAGTCattgtaacattattattattattattattattattattattattactattatcatcatcaacatcatcatcatcagagagagagagagagagagagagagagagagagagagagagagagagcatgcttagacctgaatgagtgatgtcactcaaatggcgggaaaatatgcctggtagcacagaccgccaaaaacggccgaaagtaatgctacggagtgcggactgccgtctttatttatgttttttccttgaaaatctcaggtGCGGAAGTACGGATTCAAAATTTCGCTTTTCTACATCTGTGTCAGGTGCGAAGGTACGGACTTATAATTTCGTCTTTCACAACATGTCTCAGGTGCagaggtacggacttaaaatgtcGCCTTTCCGTACCTGTTACTTCCTCAGTTTTGAAAAATTTTCCGCACTTCGGACCTCCACACCTTTTGGTGGTACAGAGAAGCGGAGGTGCGGACCGAGGTACGGAAGTGCCTAGATCTGGTATTACTTAATTGTAACAAAGTGAGTTATTTTCAGAAAGTGAAAgattggaatatatatatatatatatatatatatatatatatatatatatatatatatatatatatatatatatatatatatacactacaattactttaactactactactaccacacacacgtatctaCAGTATATGTTTACAGTTCCTACTTTTCTAATTGCAGATCAGTGAATGTGAGCAGTCTTGGTGAAGAACTACTATCATGGCCGCTGCAGCAACCGTGGCAGTGGATTATTCGCGTCTCAAGCTGCTGTGTATCTTGGAAGGTCCAGGAGCAGCTGTGCTCTCTCACGCTCTTAAATTCGGCACAAAGAagaccttcaccatcacccttCTGGACCACCTGACCAGCCTCCCAGACTCCTCAACGGCCAACTTCCGTGTGCTGaacagtgagaggaggaggaaagccttTAACtctgatgaaaaaagaaagattgctGATGACCCCTCGTGCGAGAGCTTTGATGTAACACTGCTCTACAAGAGCATAAAACTGGCCTGTGAAGATGTGGCAGGACCCAATGATGCACATTGGCAAGACGAAACAGTGATGGAGGGCCTTCTTACTaagattaaagaagaaagaaacgaatgTGTCCATGAAAGGCCTCAGATGGCAGATGAGCAGCAGTTAATTGACAAAGTTGAGGAGCTCAAGAGCCTCTTCAACAGAGCCCTTCAGGCTGTCAAGGACAAGTACAGAGTCTCTGACTCTGAGACCAAAGACGTCATTGACAACATAACAAGGCTGACACAAGATGTGTTGCATGCATTTACTGACAAAGTCATCTTAGAAATGAATTTTGATAAACAGCTGAACTTATTTAAGCAAGTGGCAGTGAGTCATCTTAAAGATGTTTTTAATGAATTTCAATATATAGACCCCTTACTGTTCCTCAGTGGATCCGAAGAAAAACGGGTCAACATTCAAACCGTATTTACAAAACTTTTCCTTAAACAACAACCAAAAGATCTTGACATTAACTGCTTTGATGTGTTAAAACTTCTAACAGCTAAGGACCAAAGGCCACGCCTTGCTGTGGTGAGCGGCATCGCCGGGAGTGGCAAGACCACCCTGCTCACTTTCATCTTGTCAGAGTGGCTCAAGGAAGAGTGTGACCGCCGCGTCAGACACCTGGAGGAGTACGACATTGTACTCAGAATTCTGTGCCGTGACACAGACGCTGAGGATCTGGAGACATTCCTAAGCCTGGTCCTCCCATCTAGTCTCTCAGTATTTAACGAGCCTCATATCAAATACCTAAAAAACTGTAGAGTGTTATTTCTGATCGATGGCCTGGACGAGAGGAACAGTACTTCAGAAAAGCTCGTCACTAACATCCTTAATATTACAAAgcataacaaagaaaaattctCAATTCTCGCCACCTCACGACCAGAGCGAGTGGAGCAGTTCTTGGCCAGTACGAGACAGCACTATGAGCAATCACATATATCCATTAAGGGAATTCCTATAACTAGGAGGATGGAGTTTGCAATGCAATACTGTACCTCCAAAATCCAAGAAAGGTTGAGAaatttcataaaaaaacaaagtgaTATGACCTTGTTTGAGCTTCCCCTCAACTTGATATTCTTGGTCACACTATTTGAAGACAGACCAAATTGTATCACATCAAAAATTACGCAGTCC
This region of Portunus trituberculatus isolate SZX2019 chromosome 12, ASM1759143v1, whole genome shotgun sequence genomic DNA includes:
- the LOC123502811 gene encoding uncharacterized protein LOC123502811, which gives rise to MAAAATVAVDYSRLKLLCILEGPGAAVLSHALKFGTKKTFTITLLDHLTSLPDSSTANFRVLNSERRRKAFNSDEKRKIADDPSCESFDVTLLYKSIKLACEDVAGPNDAHWQDETVMEGLLTKIKEERNECVHERPQMADEQQLIDKVEELKSLFNRALQAVKDKYRVSDSETKDVIDNITRLTQDVLHAFTDKVILEMNFDKQLNLFKQVAVSHLKDVFNEFQYIDPLLFLSGSEEKRVNIQTVFTKLFLKQQPKDLDINCFDVLKLLTAKDQRPRLAVVSGIAGSGKTTLLTFILSEWLKEECDRRVRHLEEYDIVLRILCRDTDAEDLETFLSLVLPSSLSVFNEPHIKYLKNCRVLFLIDGLDERNSTSEKLVTNILNITKHNKEKFSILATSRPERVEQFLASTRQHYEQSHISIKGIPITRRMEFAMQYCTSKIQERLRNFIKKQSDMTLFELPLNLIFLVTLFEDRPNCITSKITQSSLYTHIHEWCTEKLHHRISVHPTWGSNEPETLKMRIKRVLKEMYQLALQSLLQDRLYLSDNDIERLVDCCKREELPVKEVLGAFFTHQSSITNRIVMQKYYTPHKGLLDYFAARHIMLRLQDVSLLPPGAIRSLPQSATKPQTQRPRLQDRLISLLRPIRSRFQFATQPQTQCPRLKDRSQSQPGTIRSLLQGADEPHIQYPHIQDGSLAGPGSSRNMLQGVAQPHTRLLHLLDLRNLFFHVAGLLATEEVPNHSETVKEVIELVGETGAKWDEWLSLVEHTDYEESFLKEIARYVIENPLRGAVRIRDNTLRSAVALLPRIPPTTVELLLHNENVNVKIVHALTNHHCTELSLQHHYQNPGNIPASETVLRAIKR